The genomic interval ataataattaaaaagtcTTGAACCACCACTGGACACTTCAAACTTACTCGAACCACTTGAAAACCCCTTGAATCGGctccaaaaactccaaaaatcgGTCAAAATCAATCAAAACTAGTCAGACcaatcgaaccgaaccgttcCAAACCATCTGAACCGACTAACAACTTCAGCGAGTGGGCAATCGGAACGGGAGCAGCTGGCCGCACGCAAACTGATGGGTCATGAGAAAGTCGGAGCTTCACGAGATGGCTGAAGTGCAACTTCACAAGACAACTAGAACTTCACGAGATGGTTGGAGCTTCACGAGACGGTTGAAGCTTCACGGGATGGTTGAAGCGCAACTTCACGAAATGGCTGGAACTTCATGAGACAGTTGAAGCTTCACGAGACAACTGAAGCTTCATGGGACAGTTGAAGCGCAACTTCACGAAATGGTTGGAGCTCATGGGATGGCTAGAGCTTCACGGGACGACTAGAGCTTCACGAGATGATTGTCTAAtgaacaacgttgcaatgctccatGCTGGGAGACAAAAGCTTAAGATCTGCAATTCTGCTGTTGAACTTGCTTCCTTCAATTataacctaattgcaactctattgactTCAACAAATTTATAGACTCTTAATCACATATTAAGGCTCATAAataaagagccaattacaacaattatcatagaattgaagagaaatctaatgtcAAAACTGAAATTATCCATATCATCACCCactttcatacaacttatggaAAACACCTACCAAGCTAAAAGTAACATGAATTgtgtgcttaaatcatgctctgataccatttgttGGTGTTGAAAATCAACAAGCGGAAGCAATTAAGATCTGAAGCactttaatttcattaattttagcaatcaAGCAAGCATGTTCGTATTAAAGAAATAAGGTTTTAGAAatgtacctttgaagatctcttcaaatttcttcaattCCAACCTGAATTCCTCTCCAATGGCTTCCAGACTACCACttgatcttctctattattctctaggaccttagattgattttgggatccaaaatgagacTGAATTTTGGGAATTTTGAAGAGTTTTTCAGGTTTGAAGTCCAAGAGTTAAAGAACTTTTCTTTACTCAAAAAAAGGCAAAATTTCAAATCGCATCTCCTCTTCTTTCTGAGCAAAGTAACCTCTTTTATTTTAACCACAGCATGCAGCTCAATTTCACAAGAAATTGACACAAGACCTTAACTTCTTAAGGTAATTGGAAATGGAATGGTGAAGTAGACGAAGTGGGTTAACCCACTTCCttccatttttaatttatttgaacttttcaaataaaaattcaaattttaatcttttaaatcttaattcaacaattaatatgaaataaaattcaaaaataaattttaattattaataattaattaatttaatttaatatcaaatattaaattaatataacatacTTGTTCCAAAACATGGAtccttatttatataaattatatttaaatattatccaattcttcaatttcatttaattcgataattaaacatttaattatatcacatataattaataattcccttaattcgaatttgaacgtttcaaatttatccatcacgttattctaaggtttaatccatttgtgagctagtaggggggcctaatggacttacagatcatgagctccaacgatccgagatcaATTGGCTAAAccctttaaactgaattaatcaacattcattaactatcgggtcactccactaaagcccgtagCTACACTTTCCTCACTGTAGTATATTTTTTGTCCACtcgatttaaccatgatcagtaaatcaatccttcacaggtcgttcgtattaaTAGTTGGgttaaaattatcgttttacccctgtaatacatcttgctacttaagtctccactgatcctctaatgaacaattggtttatggtcctaccaataaactgaGTCTCTCTCAGCCATAGAGAGGGCGAGGCCCTTTATTCAAGACCAGGAGTTAGtacttaaagggaacaacctatctgctaaccctaaaatgggtaggaggaaatttcgtcttgcaagactatgtccccagctatctacccggtcttacccctaaaatgggaggtttattgagcggCGCTGTTGAATCACTCttacccatgcagattaaaggataatcccgaataaacagaagttgtcatattgaaatagtcagttttaatagtaaacgacattataaataaaaagtgactatttaatgttctggtcttatgcaaacatcttttgcataggatgcctccactcccATGTCtaacgattttgggatcacatcgtttgtatcaaatacaaagcgaGTTGCATCCATAATGttcccaggataaggtatccaatccTATCCTTATATATCCAAACttatcctcttttatgtctccacataaaattcaagtatttatgctatagccaggggttcgttagtttattggatttaatttttacaagtgcaatttacatattcaataacagttttattgaataaatctcaataatatctttattgtaaatagaatatgtttaattttacgaactgcaagttttaggacatgcATCccaataatataaagtttaatgagaaaaatatatatttgaatatgactcaaatattatttatatgaatatgatttatataaaaactataggttaaaattaatatgaatttgattcatattaaagctataggttatatgagagaatttaatttataggttatattatatgtgatatgataaattatagattatatattatatgagatataatatatggtttaattatattaattggttaatataattaaattaaatttgaattttgaaactCAAATTAATAACTTTAAGGAGTTATTTTTTTACTAGGTGGAGAGTTATACCctcatttttttctcatttttttttcatacatgATTTTACAAAGAAGTATTCTCTCCAAAAATAATCTTGATCTTTTTCCTCTATGTTTATTCCCTCTGcaaaaaaaaactctctcaaTCACCCATCTCTCTTCACCAAAATTAAAACcagaagcccacaactccttgtgattctcaccttgagaataacacGATTTCCATTGTGATGGTGACCAAGAGGAGGCTGTTGTGTTTGTGGTTGTTCTGTTCGTGAGGAGATTTTGTGTTGTTGTGAATAGGAGAGATTCATGATCTTGTTGCGAAGTGGAAACGTGAAGAAttagttcttcaagggttagtttccatttccctttttcttttatgtacatttagtaaaaaaaaacatgcttgATAGTTGTTAGTTTATCCCTGTTTCCGTCCTCTGTTTTCTTAAGTTTTGTAAAACGAAAAACTAAGACATGAGTGTGTTCATATGCTTCTGCTCTATAAATTCCAATCAATTCAGAGGAAACTTGAATCACATACCCCTTAGTTGCTAATACatactataaatatttttatgttcTTTTTTCGGTATAATTATAATTGTGTATATCGTGTCATTATAATACACCATGTaacaaaaggttaaaaaaaaaaaactacataaCACATattttgactttaaaaattaattgagtttataatattatatgttttattcattaatatttctatttttttaatataattttacatcttaaaattttaaattcaaaatctagaatcatccaaatattatttttagaatttttacaatttgaatcataaaatttaaaaacaactttaaaaGACATTAGTTAGACTTCATACGAAACACATtaactaaattcaatttgattaaattacaaaattgattcttagtttctataattttaaagttaaaaaggggaaaaaTTTCAATTAACACCCGTAAGCAATGGGTCCTaactatataattaatatcCTCTTTTAGactagttaaaaaaaaatatagtggAATACATATAAttgtttcaaattaaacaaagaTACAAGCAATTAACAACTACTCAAGAAAGTTAGACAACCACAAATAAATTGTTTTATCTGATCCATGACAAGTCAAGCAAAATTAAACCTACGATAAATATAGGCAAAAGAGACATGTTGAAACCTTGTGCAAAAGGCATTGATATCGAATGACCAAGTAAAATGTCGTTCAttcattccattcttatatatgtatagacttcttcaaatgttGGAGACAATTAGAATTGATGCATGGaaattttttgaagaaaatcTTAATTGAGAGCCTCATTGATTCACTTATGAAAGCTTAAATAGGCATTTGGGACAATGAGTTTGTTATTACAGTCCACGTTTATTATAGTTAGGTTacaatagtttgtgtttggggtgtagattattttagtttggattataatagtatgtgtttgaggtgtaaattattttgatttgagaatgaaatagtaaacaatatagtaaagattaaaaaaatattactgtaaaatagtataaaatgtagcaaatagtaaataccgTAACAAATTaggattttgaaatagtatttaatgTAGCTAATTTAGGGTTTTAAAATAGTATATACTATGACAAGAAGTGATTATTATAATCTTATGATAGTTCTTGCCTCAAACTTCTcttaagtgtttaattaataaaattataagtctcACATAATGCTTATCCACACAaagcataattaaattaatacactcctaaaaatttagggtttaaaatgatacaaatcaaatttaatttaactattcTATCTAATGAATGTGTTTCACATATCTCCatttattgtattaaaaaattacaaaaaccaACCCTAAAATTTGGTAATAGTGACAATTGCACCTTTAAAGTTTCAACGGTATAAATTGACAATGTTAAATTGGACTTTCAAACTTATTATAATTGTGAAAAATGGATCAATAAATGGTAAAAATTGAACCATCAAacttatagatgttacaatttatATAATCATATAAGTTTGAAGATCAAATTTGACACAACTTTAGCATTTATATAAATTCAAGGGTTTTAAGATCGAAAGTAAAAgggtaaaaagaaaaaggaaaaataaaccGACAGCAGCTGCTTATGGGGTCCACCAGATGCATCCCAGTGACTTCGAGCTCTGGATTAATGCATGTGGTCGGTAGGGCTTGCGGATTGGGATAATCTGTGAAGGAACCACTAATTTTCAATCTACATGGATCCGAATTTTCTCGGGAAAATTTTCTTCCCAGAATTTTCTCTCCGTTATCCTCTGCCTTCTAATTGGAAgcaaatattttatatctaCTTTCCCAGTTGACGGATTCCCTCAAGTATCTTCCCCGGAATCTTTGTATGTAATTCTTCTTCTCTGTTCATTAatttcgtttttcttttttgtcaaTAGGAATTTATCCGTTTGGATGTCGAGAAAAGCACAGGAAAGTGAATTGAAAGCAAGTTTTCTTGATACTTTTTGTCGCCCGAAACATACTGGACTGAATTTTCACCAATTTTACTTCAGAGCTACTACCTCATTTCTTAATTTCTTGATTTTGAGACATTACGATCATCATGAACACTTGTTCTGCCTTGCGATAGTTTGCTTCTTAAATGTTTACACTGTTGTTGTTTCTTGTGATGTCTGTTCGGCTTTTGAAGCTGGTGATGACGATATAGACtcagattttgtttttaatgcaaTAATATTAAAGGGTTTGCGTCTAAAAGGATAAAAACTTGTATGCTGATTATTTGAAGTTGGTAATGATGTTCAAATGCTTGCCAGGTTCATTTGGCCATGAGTTCTTGAGATTTTATCAATGAACTTGGAATTTCTTCGTAATATGTCCTGGTTTAGGGCCCAAAGAAGCAATGATTTGGGTCCAATTCTTAAACCTTCTAGCGCCGTTGTGGAGCAAGGCCATCAACATACTTGTTTCGATATCAGGATATGGGGATTTTCCCTACTTTCACTTCTTCCTTGGGAAACTAATGCCAATGCCAATGCTCGGGAGGATATCATTCTAACAAAAACAACTATTAATCGGAACTTGAAAAGGCAAGTGAAACGTGGGAGAGCAATTGAGAACCGTGGTGGAGAAACCCCTTTACGGTTCAAACCATATGTGTGTAAAGTTCCATGGCATACGGGTGTAAGAGCTTTTCTTTCTCAGCTGTTTCCACGTTATGGACATTACTGTGGTCCGAATTGGTCTAGCGGGAAAGACAATGGTTCTCTTGTTTGGGATAAACGACCAATCGATTGGTTGGATTTTTGTTGTTATTGCCACGATATTGGTTACGATACTCATAATCAAGCAGAGTTGTTAAAGGCTGATTTGGCATTTCTCGAGTGCTTAGAAAGGCCTAATATGGTCACTAAAGGAGATGCTCATGTTGCTACTGTTTATCGAACCATGTGTGTCACAGGTATGCCAGAACATCTGTTTGGTTTTGTCTTTTGAGACTGTCTACGTTCTTCTATTCCACATTTCCACACACTAGAAGGCTAAGGGATCAGGCTTAGAGCTTATTTGGAATGACTTTCTAAGTTCTTAGAAATGGTTTTAAGTGTGATAAAAGTGTTTTAAGCATGTAGAAGTTATACTTAAGTGtgtttcctttgatttttttttttttttttttgggggggggggtgCTCTGGGCTATTTGCTCTTTGGAACAGTTCTTTATTATGTGATAAATGTGACAGGTCTGAAGAATTTGCTAATTCCTTACAGAAGGCAACTTATTCAGCTTCAGACTTTCCCTTACCAACCTGCAATTCAGTTTGGATGGCTTAGCAATGTGAAATGGTTTAGTTGGAACTGGCAAAGAGCTGAACAAAAGCATCCCAAAATGTGATGGGTACTCAGTAGGTACCGTACGACTATGAGCCATTTCTCTTCATCGCGGTGTTTTACCCAAGCATCCATCTcctgtatatatatatatatatatatatataatcccaTTGGCTTATTGTGTAGTACATACATGTACATTGGTGAGTTTCAAATTTCTGGTAACTGCTAGGGCTAACATGTATGCTACCATAGGAATCCTTGTGTATGGACTATTGGCAAAGGCTTCTGTGAATTCCTTGCTACCTAAGTAAGAATctcttagtgaaatgaaaattgaGAATCATGGTACTATCTTGTTTGAATATTATCACACCATGCTGCTCCATATGTGTGAATATGTTAATATTTGTCACTATCAACATTTTTTAAGGGATCCATGTGGTTTTTTTTACATATGTAACAGTAGTAAGTACTCTATTTGTTTCCCAACTATAATGTGAATTTTCTCCTTTTCATTGCTGCCTTCTCTCTTGTTGGTGGTAGAGATAGTTGATACggaatgattttgaaattgttaaaattaccTTTGTTATATCTAGAATCACTATGAAGCATAcgtttaatcactcaaaatcaattcaatgtttaattttacacatttaaacatttttttatacaattaaaattgattttaaatgatttaaagcatttttgaataattttaaaaagggcaaaagtaattttaatcattttagtaTCACTCTTTAATTCATCATTAAGCCATTAGAAtgtaaatatttggatatgtgCACATCTTTTTTTTAGAAGATCAAATGTCTACGTATGGACGTTACGATGAGTGATATTTTGTTTTcgaaaaagttatttttttaatctccaTAGGTTTGGtctcttagtttttaaaatgtaccttttttagttttaaatttttaaataatgacATGGCATTTTACTttagaaaaataagtttaaaacatTATCTCTCTCCTTCCTCCACCACCACCCACCTCTTTCTCCCTCATTCCATCTTCTTCCTtaatacttattttttaataaatgataaaaaaaaaaatgttaacgagttttatatttatatattgacaaaaatgacCTATTTAGAGtatgattttgtatttttgacctacttttgaaaaacaagtttttttgacccccttgatgatgaaaatgatgtaaacATGGAAAAGATTTGTTGTACAATTATTCTTATACCCCTTACTAAATTCTcactttcaatttcaacaaccaacctactaaattaattcaaaaaaaattcttcacCTCAAAGatttattcacaaaaaattattttatccaaaaataattgacaaaaaattatttttcacatTTCACCCCTAAAAATTCCTCcaccaaatttaatttgtttacaaccccacaaaaagttatctacacCAAATTATTTccataatgatattttatataaaaaaaacatgaaaaatagttagacgatcgtatagcaatgtgAAGAAAAGTTAGACGAATATTCACCGAAGCTGAGCGATTATTGGGACTGGGTATGGAGAGGGCACCGGGTAGAGAGGGGCGTGCAGATAGGAGGCGGGTATtgggactaaacgatcgcttagtaccaTCGCCTAGTACTAAACAATCGGCTTAGCTATAATCGATGGGAACGAGGAGGGCATCGGGTAGAGAGGGGGCGGGTATTAGACTAAACAATTCGCTTAGCTATGATCGATGGGAATGGGAGGGCACCGGATAGAGGGGGGCGAAtatgggaactaaacgatcgcttagctatgatCGATAGAAACGGGAGGGCACCCGATAGAGAGGGGGGCGGGTTATGGGACTAATGATCTCTTAGTAGTACTAAACGATCTCTTAGCTATGATCGATGGAACGGGAGGGTACTGGGTAGAGAGGGGGTGGGTATGGGACtaaaacaatcgcttagtagtactaaacgatcgcttagctgtGATCGATGGGAACGGAGGGCACCGGGTAGAGAGGGGGCGCGCTGAGAGGGGGCGGATAtgggactaaacgatcgcttagctaatgATCGATGGGAACAGAAGGGCACCGGATAGAGAGGGGGCGCGAGAAAAGGGGCAGGTATGGGActaacgatcgcttagtaccaTCGCCtagtaactaaacgatcgcttagccaTGATCgatgggaactaaacgatacgttggattttctaaacgatggcactacacgatcgcgctAAGTGAtacgatgaagtgctacgcgatagaactgagcgatcgtttagatgtaacacctaagcgatcgttagcgtggaactaaatgatacgttggattttctaaacgatgacactacacgatcacttagctacAACACgcactaagcgatgcgatgaagtgctacgcgatagaactgagcgatcgtttagatgtagACCTAAGCGATcgtggcgtgggaactaaataGTACattggattttctaaacgatggagctaacCGACCGGTTTTCTCAAGGTGCAATCCAGTTCAGTCCCTTATTAAATGCCCACTTTCAATTTCAACCACCCactactaaatgatcgtttagtcccaTACCCGCCCCCTCTCTGTGCGCCCTTTCTCTACTCGGTGCCCTTCCGTTCCCATCAatcatagctaagcgatcgttttagTACtactaatcgatcgtttagtactacTAAGCGAATCCCGTTTAGtactactaagcgatcgtttagtactactaagcgatcgtttagtcccaTACCCGCCCCTTCTCTATGCGCCCCCTCTCTAACCTGTGCCCTCCCGTTCCTATTGatcatagctaagcgatcgtttagtcccaTACCCGCCCCCTCTCTACACGCCCACTCTCTACCCGGTGCCCTCCTCATACCCAGTCCAATACTCGGCTAGGCCGAGACCGAGCACCACCTACTCCTACCGGGTTTTTCCTCCTTCCCCCTCGTCCTTTCCTATCTTTCCTGCCCATACCCGGTCGAAATAACTTACAGCCTAGCCAGTCTACCACCGGGCACAATCCCTCTTCCCCAAATCTATCCTCAAACAACCTCAAACCCCGCCCAATCACATACCCGGTCACAATGTTATGAAGCCCGATCGGATAAGAACGATTTCCAGAAACGCATTTTAGGCTGAAACTTATTCAAAAAATGCCGAACATgatgtttttagaaaaaaaaaatagcattcAACATAGATCTAACAAGATTTCAAATATTCACACAAGAACACCTAACATAAACTAACACATTGAgtgaaacaaaatgaaaatccaTACCTTAGttgaaaaatctaaatgatcttTAATGAAAAGGAGAATGACAAGGAAATGTGGAATGGGAAGAGTGAAATGGAGTGAGATTGAGCTTTTGAAATGGAGAAgagtgaaaatggaaaagaaaagtgaGGGTTTGGAGGGTTTGAGTGAGTTTTGAAATGTAAAGGGTATTAGggtaattttcattattttcaaaattgtgggggtcaaaaaaacttattttttaaaaagggtccaaaaatcaaatgaaaacttgaaaaatgtcatttctgTCAATTaccctatatatatatacatcattcaaaaagTTTTATAGTACATTGGAATTCATGATgcatggaaaataaaaaaagaatcgTGTTTGGTTGTGTATAGTTGTCTAATTTtagtgaaaataaatattttttgtctTTGGTTTTATATAAGAatgttatcaattttttttctagaaataaATTTGATGTGTTTGGTTCATAGGACtattttcaacaaattttgcaaatataaagtattaaaataaatcaaatttaactttcaataattaatttagtaattttaaatattagttgttaattaatttattattattaagtgAATATTCTAGAATAatcttaaacaaaataattcaatgtaattttcattcatagaagaaaagaaagaaccagaagaaaaaaatgataaaaatggaAGGAAATAAGAAAATGGgggaaagaaataaatatacgttatgaaaaaaataacaagaaaaacatgtaaaaaaatatatcaatagacaaacaagaaaaatgattaaaattttgaaaaaataaatttaaaaaaatagaggaagagaaaaataataattaaaaaagagataaaaagaagtcgaaggaaaaaaaatgaaaaaataatgaataataaataaagatagaAGCAAAAGTGGGGGAGGGTTTAGTAAAAACTAAAACCCCACTCATTACGATGGATTAAAAGCTACCAACTGCCAGCATTGATGATGTATGGGAAAAACGTTTTCCCAACAAATATTTCAAAGGAAAAAACCTAGGTCCCATTTCCTGTACTTGAACGGTAATTCATCCATAGAATTGTAAAACGTGAATcccaattaattatttttgttgttgtttacttgattttcataataaatGTGGGAcccattttgaaatttataatcaAATCGTGTAATCTAATTAAGAAATAAACGGTGTTCAATCTGATTGTGATTGAAATTACGTAGAACCCAATACCTTTACCGTTCATGTTAGTTACAGATGTTATTaagtatgaaaattatgaatttgccACATTTACTATTATCTTTCGTCGTTATCGTTAGAATCAAGCAGTAATGATAACAATAGCAGTAACAATAAAATGTAACAGATTTATAATTCTAGATAAACACGACCAAAAACAATCCAATTATGTTCACAATTCAGACCTATTACAATTCATCCATCAATAAAATCTCATTCtgattacaccaattttcattataatTTGGTAAATATGACCTTAGTCTAGTCCGAACTGCATCCATTTATCCAAATAGCACTCGATCAATCTCAAATCACTTATCAAACATGGACTTTGTATGCCCCAGCATATTTCCTTCCTCTAAAAACTCCAATCAAAcgaattgaattttatttatttattttaggttTAACAGGTAAGAAAATAAGTATATGTCTTGATAAATTGAACTAAAACTAAAGCTTTggccagaattaaataa from Benincasa hispida cultivar B227 chromosome 10, ASM972705v1, whole genome shotgun sequence carries:
- the LOC120087580 gene encoding uncharacterized protein LOC120087580 isoform X2, coding for MNLEFLRNMSWFRAQRSNDLGPILKPSSAVVEQGHQHTCFDIRIWGFSLLSLLPWETNANANAREDIILTKTTINRNLKRQVKRGRAIENRGGETPLRFKPYVCKVPWHTGVRAFLSQLFPRYGHYCGPNWSSGKDNGSLVWDKRPIDWLDFCCYCHDIGYDTHNQAELLKADLAFLECLERPNMVTKGDAHVATVYRTMCVTEGNLFSFRLSLTNLQFSLDGLAM
- the LOC120087580 gene encoding uncharacterized protein LOC120087580 isoform X1, with the translated sequence MNLEFLRNMSWFRAQRSNDLGPILKPSSAVVEQGHQHTCFDIRIWGFSLLSLLPWETNANANAREDIILTKTTINRNLKRQVKRGRAIENRGGETPLRFKPYVCKVPWHTGVRAFLSQLFPRYGHYCGPNWSSGKDNGSLVWDKRPIDWLDFCCYCHDIGYDTHNQAELLKADLAFLECLERPNMVTKGDAHVATVYRTMCVTGLKNLLIPYRRQLIQLQTFPYQPAIQFGWLSNVKWFSWNWQRAEQKHPKM